AGGAAGATGGCAGCcatccctgcagcagcagcattgatCAGTCCAGCCCAAGCAGATTACAGGCCTCCCTGTTTTCATCTGTTCTCCGATTCCTGACATGTCACCACTGCTGACGGGTCCTTTCACATCATTTACACATAAATGAGGGAGGAATTACACGCAAGTTAGATTTAGTTTTTTCTGagctgtttatttaattttgctaCATTTCAGCAGTTGAAGGATCAGAaaatttgttttgctgctgctcagtgtcaGGTTGTGCTGAACTGTACCTGGTACGGTAACTTCACCCTCGTGACTGAAGCTCCATCAGCACTGTTGTCTTTCATTGGATTGTTGGGTTTGTGCTGATAAAAGAACACTTTACTGATGATGTAATGAAGCAGAACGTTTAAGAATGTTTGAGTTGATAGTCTTCGTTTGGCTGCTCGTTCAGGGTTTGTTCAGGTTTTTTCAGCTGcatctgctgcctcctgctttaTAGGTGTAAGTTTGTGACGAGCAGGGGCGGAAATGTGGTAACGCTGCCGAATGAGACATGGAGAGGCCACCACACGCCCACATCGTAGCACCACCAACTGCGAAACATGTAGAACACTGAAATgcacatttctgtttgtttatcagCCGTTCCACACCTGTTTTAGTTCTGTTAGTTGacgtgaagctgaagctgcgtTTCAGTGATTTTTGCATAATGCTTTGGGTTGTCTTCAAATTTTTATTGCTTCTCAGCTGTATCCAATAACTCGGAGCTGAGCTAACTGGCTGGTGTCTCCCCCTGTCCCAGGTGATGAACATGGACGGGACCGGGAGGCGGGTGCTGGTGGAGGATAAGCTTCCTCACATCTTCGGCTTCACCCTGCTGGACGACTACATCTACTGGACCGACTGGCAGCGCCGCAGCATTGAACGGGTCCACAAACACACCGCGGAGAGAGAGTTCATCATCGATCAGCTGCCCGACCTCATGGGCCTCAAAGCCGCTTGTGTCCACAAGTCTTTCGGTAAGTCATGGGTCAGATCAGGGTCGTTGCTCATGTTGTGTATGAACCAGTTTAAATGTTGTGCTGTTATTTTTACTCCTGTCTAATTGTGTACATGACCCATCCAGGGCTTTAATCATTTATACTAAGCTGTAACATCCTCAGtagttttttgctttgtttggcaCATACAACCTCCAGCACATTCTGGGCACGGATCGGTTCTGTTGGTCTCGTATCAGAAGTGGTTGGTTGTTCAGGTTgaggtgcagcagctctgcagcttgttgttttcactctgcagctgctgaatccTGGAGTTTTTGTCAAGTCTCTGCAGCCCAGTCTGAGCGGGAAACTGAGATAATGGCGCATTAATATTTCATCACCTCATCTGATACTGGCTGCAAAGCCACGGttctgctccccctcctccctcctctgagcTCTAGGAATTAAACTCTATCGCTGTCCTCtcgtcagagctgctgctttggtttaatgatgatgatttgaaGGGATGTGTTGGTATTTCTGAGGCTGCTAGTGGTTCGGACCTAAGTACTGGTGTTAGCAGTTGTCAACATTGATCATTTTCATGCAGGAAAAATTCGAAGTATTCAGTGTTTAGTACTGACTTCTtcccttttttcctgtttggaTGTAAGTAGCTTCACCCTGGTGAATAaaagatgagctgctggaaaTCTTTGACTGGGCCAAATAAATATTCACATATTTAATGTGAGCTAAACGTATcctgacacagagacagaataTTGTTTCCTGCCAGTGGAGCTTCTTCaggttgtttaaatgtttgtctttggtTTTAAGGCATCTGACAAACACAGCTGCCAAGAGTAATTTCATACTACATTTCACTCACTGAATTTATTGTTCCAGATTACAGACGTGTGTTTACACCTGTATTAGGATTTATAAAAGTAACAGTCATTATTGTAACAGCCACGTTTTCCAAATGAACAATATCAATAATTCCTCATTAAAAGCAGCTGTCAAAATAGTCCACTGGATGAATGTATAATCCTGAGCTCCTCTAATGTCTGGTCAGGTACGAATCCGTGTGCGGAGAACAACGGGGGCTGCAGCCACCTCTGCCTCTACAAGCCTCAGGGCGTTCAGTGTGGGTGTCCCATCGGCCTGGAGCTCATCGCTGACATGCGGACCTGCATCGTCCCCGAGGCCTTCCTGCTCTTCTCCCGACACACAGACATCCGCCGCATCTCCCTGgagaccaacaacaacaacgtggcCATCCCACTTACTGGCGTCAAGGAGGCCTCGGCGCTCGACTTTGACGTCACAGACAACCGCATCTACTGGACCGACATCACTCTGAAAGTGAGTTCCTGGTGTGATTGTAACTCTTAAGAATCACTATCCCCCTCCAAAACTACAGCAGTGATACAAAAGAAGTGGAACAGATGAGCTGACCTTTTAACCTCTGTCTCTTCACAGACCATCAGTCGGGCCTTCATGAATGGCAGCGCTCTGGAGCATGTGGTAGAGTTTGGTCTAGACTATCCAGAGGGGATGGCGGTAGACTGGTTGGGGAAGAACCTTTACTGGGCTGATACTGGCACCAACCGCATTGAGGTGGCCAAACTGGACGGGCAGCACCGGCAGGTCCTGGTCTGGAAGGATCTGGACAGTCCTCGGGCTCTGGCCCTGGATCCTGCTGAGGGGTGAGTTATTTTCTCCTGCTGCGTCGtccagagatgatgatgatgattgtgtGGTAAAACATGTCTGCACGGTTCCTCCTCTAAAGGTACATGTACTGGACCGAGTGGGGCGGGAAACCCAAGATTGACAGAGCAGCGATGGATGGGACCGGGCGCGTCACGCTGGTGGCTGATGTGGGCCGAGCCAACGGACTGACTATCGACTACGCAGAGCGCCGCCTGTACTGGACTGACTTGGACACCACGCTCATAGAGTCCTCCAACATGCTGGGTAAGTGTCACAGCAACTCCTGTCAGATGCCTGTAACATAAGAATAAAGTTTGTCTGCGCTGCCTGTGATGCCTTCTCACTTCAAACTTCAGATCAGACCACCTGTCTGATCCTCAGCACGTTGTGGATGCAAACCAGGAGCAATATAGAATGATCCTGCTGTTAgactccttctgctgctgcagaaatggCCTCCTGTTGGCGCTGGATGTTGAGGACAAGACACAGTTCTAGTGTGTGTCATTATTCTGTGTTTACTCTGAGTGTTAATCTCACCTGCTTCTAATGTTTTCTGATTTTCGTTAAGACAGTTTTATTCAGTCATTGATAGTTAATCACTGACGGTCACAATGCTTCCTCACGCTTTCTTCCTAActcctcctgtctctcttcTCTTGGTGTCTTCAGGTCAGGACCGTGAGGTCATAGCTGATGACCTCCCTCACCCCTTTGGCCTCACCCAGTACCAGGACTACATCTACTGGACCGACTGGAGCCAGCGCAGCATCGAGCGAGCCAATAAGACGAGCGGGCAGAACCGCACCGTCATCCAAGGCCACCTGGACTATGTCATGGACATCCTGGTGTTCCACTCATCCAGACAGGGAGGCTGGAACGCCTGCGCCTCCACCAACGGCCACTGCTCCCACCTCTGCCTCGCAGTCCCAGTCAGCAGCTTTGTCTGTGGCTGTCCCGCCCACTTTTCACTCAACTTCGACAACAAGACCTGCAGCGGTGAGACTTCAGCGCAAAGTCTGAGCCTGACGAGAGCCTCCGGGGTTGGATTGTTGTAATGGCCTTCTGCTCTCTTTTAGCTCCAACTGCCTTCCTGCTCTTCAGCCAGAAAACGGCCATTAACCGCATGGTGATTGATGAGCAGCAGAGTCCAGACATCATCCTCCCCATCCACAGCCTGAGGAACGTTCGTGCTATCGACTACGACCCACTGGACAAACACCTGTACTGGATTGACTCCAAGCAGAACGTGATCCGCCGGGCCCAGGAGGACGGAAACCAGGTGAGTTGTGCTTTTTGTCTGACACTGAAGTCTaatgttcttcttctgctgctccctgacctgcttctctctgctcagAGCTTGGTAGTGGTGTCTAGCTCGCTGACTGGACCCGTTCAGGGCCTGCAGCTCTACGACCTGAGCATCGACATCTACAGCCGCTTCATCTACTGGACCAGCGAAGTCACCAACGTCATCAATGTCACCCGAACAGATGGAAGCAGAGTTGGGGTGGTTCTGAGGGGAGAGCACGACAAACCCAGAGCCATTGTCGTCAACCCAGAGCGAGGGTCAGTGTTTGAGCCAGAACCGAACCGATCATGGCTGAACCCAGTGGTGGGAACAGACAGATAGTAGCATTAGTGATGAGTAAATGGTTTAAATGCTGATTTTTGGTCAGACACACAAGTCTGATCTGTCAGTCCTGCTCTGATTCAAACAGTGCATCGACCAGTGTCCTGGCATTGGTTGTAGTCTGAAGAACCAGTTTGCATCATCATTGCCTACTActgaatgtaaaatgttaacGTCCCAGCAGTTCAAGCTCTGAAGTAACCAGAACCAAGCGTGAGGTTCATCATAATTTGTTTTTCCGGTTTATCAAAAGTGTGATTTTGAGATGTAAAGATAAATCGTCCAGTCTGATTTCAACCCTTTACTGTAGTTTTCTCTTTCAGCTGAACGTTGGTTAAATCCAGTTCCAGGAAGCTACAGGTGTCTCTGGCAGATCAGCTTCCTCTGCCGTTTATTAAACAGCCCCAGCTGCAGCTTGCTCTCTACTCCTCAGCGTTTGTGTCTTGGTTCTGATCGCCCAGTAATTTGTTCTCCTTGTTGCTTCTTTCGGGCTCATGAAGTTCTTTAAGATTGGTGGTTCCAAGCTGCTTGTTTGGAGCCATAATTGCAGGGTTTCCTTCAGCCCGGGGTTCACGCAGCAATCTCTGGGTCCCTGTGTGGTACAGGAATTAAGTTTGCAGATGTTCTGGTTCcttcagagagaaaaacactcCGACAGCAAACTTCCTGGAATCAAGCGAAGGGACTCAGACTTTGACTCGCTCGGTCCCACTGACTCCGTCCTCGTTGTGTTTCACAGGTACATGTACTTCACCAACCTGCTGGAGCGCTCTCCAAAGATCGAGCGGGCAGCGCTGGACGGGACAGAGCGGGAGGTTTTGTTCTTCAGTGGTTTGGGGAAACCCGTCGCGCTTGCGATTGACAACGAGGTTGGAAAGTTGTTCTGGGTGGACTCGGACCTGCGGCGCATCGAGAGCAGTGACCTCTCTGGTGAGTCGAGTCCTGTTTTCCACTACACTGGTCCCCACGGCCACTGGTCCCAGGAGACCCTCTGAAGGTGACGTAGGTTCACTGTTCAGTGGGTGGAGGAGTCAGGCAGCAAATGTTGGAacacactttttaaagctgGCGTGGAGCCGAGCTCAGCACATTCCTATGATTCCCTGGTGCCTCACACAAGCCAACAGGAATGTGAAGCATGTGTCTGAGAGGTGAGCAGAGGAGCACCACACTGTCAGAGAACCTGTTCTCACGTCGTAGCCCAGCAGCAAAGGGAATAAATGTCACAGACCATTGtcgtgagagcaggaaacaaaTGTGTATTTTACTATGAGGAGCTTAATGTGTGGCTGTATTCTTGAGCTGACCTCGGCGTGTTCTGTCCAGTCCTCCACCTCTCCTGTCTCACCCTCAATTCCCAGTTTGCTTCCTTCGTCCCTTCCCATCCTTCAGCCTTGTTTTGTTGTAATAAATACAGGAGCCAATCGGATCGTGATCGCCGACTCCAACATCCTGCAGCCGGTCGGGCTGACTGTGTTTGGCAGCCACCTGTACTGGAtcgacaaacagcagcagatgatcGAACGCATCGATAAGACGACACGAGAGGGACGCACCAAGATCCAGGCTCGCATCGCCTACCTGAGCGACATCCACGCTGTGCACGAGCTGGACATGAGGGAGTACAGTGAGTCCCCTTACCCACCGCTAATGGGAGAAGCACAGCCACATGACTATGACTCACCTGAGGCTTTTTCCCCAGGTAAACACCCGTGCACCTGGGATAACGGTGGCTGCTCCCACATCTGCATCGTCAAGGGAGACGGGACGACGCGCTGCTCGTGTCCCGTGcacctggtgctgctgcaggacgaaCTTTCCTGTGGAGGTGAGTGTTCTTAACCTCAGATCCTCCCACCAGCTGGGCGTCTGCTCCCTAAccctgtctgtgtcctcctcagAGCCTCCTACCTGTTCCCCAGAGCAGTTTTCCTGCACATCCGGTGAGGTGGACTGTATCCCTCAGGCGTGGCGATGCGATGGCTACCCTGAATGTGATGACAGCAGCGATGAGGAGGACTGCCCTGTCTGCTCCGAGTCAGAGTTCCAGTGCGACAGCCGTCAGTGCATCGACCTGAGCCTCCGCTGCAATGGAGAAGTGAACTGTCAGGACCGTTCCGACGAGAACAAGTGTGAAGGTGAGACAGGTAACTCCCCCCAACTCTTTCTCTTTAAAGCAACAAACTGCTTGGTTTTATTTGGAGTCCAGGTCTGGAAACATTTAGATCCCAAACATTTTGAAAGGAAAAAACACTGGATGTTTTATTTGAGTTTGCTTCTCCGTGACTGATCAGACTTTTACCATGACAAATCGTGCATAGCTTCACTTCTGTGACTGTAATGTTTGCCTCCTAGTGCCTTGTCCTCCCGATCAGTTCACCTGCAGCAACGGTCAGTGCATCGGCAAACACAAGAAGTGTGACAACAACATGGATTGTACAGACAACTCTGACGAACTCGGCTGCTGTGAgtccacatctgtcacatctggaCTGAAACAAGTATCAATCCAACTGTGCAGCAAACGTGAATATTCAAACTAGACATGggtcataataataattcaacaaTTATGTTGTTCTAATCATTCACACGCAACATGTTTGCACCAGTCAGGCTTGTTTATAAttggtgatttaaaaaaattgttCCTGCTGCTCATAATGTGCTAGAGTTAGTGGAGGTGTGCTAACCAaactcttcttctgtggtttcagACCCAACAGAGGAGCCGTCTCCTCAATCCAACAACACTATTGGCTCCATCGTGGGCGTAGTTATGGCGCTGTTTGTGGTGGGGGCCGTGTACTTCGTGTGCCAACGCGTCCTTTGTCCACAGATGAAGGACGATGGTGAAACCGTCACCAATGACTTTGTCGTTCACGGGCCGTCGTCGGTGCCGTTGGGATACGTCCCACATCCAAGCTCGCTGTCCAGCTCGCTGCCAGGTTAGTGTTGGGTAGAAATCGCTGTCTCCGGGCCGTAATGAGCCTGAGGCTGACGTTTGTTCTGTCACTGTTGACTCAGGTATGTCCAGGGGCAAATCTGTGATTGGCTCGCTCAGTATCATGGGTGGGAGCAGCGGGCCCCCGTACGACCGCGCCCACGTCACTGGAGCTTCGTctagcagctcctccagcacaaAGGGAACCTACTTCCCCCCGGTGAGTCAAGCTTCTTTCATCAAGTCAGACATTTCTGTGTGtcgtccctgaacgcctctttCCTTTCGCCAGATCCTGaaccctcctccttctcctgctacGGTCCGTTCTCAGTACACCATGGAGTTTGGTTATTCCTCCAACAGTCCCTCGACCCATCGATCCTACAGGTGCTTGTGTGTTTCTCACTTTTAGACCACTTAAAGTTACATTTCCCGTTTAGGCTTCTACACTTAATTTGCTGCTTCTGATCCCCACCGCTCAGTTTTTTATCTTGTGTATTTGAGTCCAGACTAATGGGTTTGGTCTGAGTTCACTGAGCAGTGACTAGGAGACCAACGCATGTTTacagcacaaacagctgatcGCTTCCTTTTGTTGGTTTTCTCACATCTAGCTTTTTTTCAAACGTTTGCTTCGTGTGTAGGATTTAACCAAATAAAGGCAGACTAATTTTTCAGATAGAAATAAA
Above is a window of Betta splendens chromosome 9, fBetSpl5.4, whole genome shotgun sequence DNA encoding:
- the lrp6 gene encoding low-density lipoprotein receptor-related protein 6 isoform X2 encodes the protein MGVALRSLLLCSFCLLIRGVPLLLYANRRDLRLVDAAHEKANATVVVGGLEDAAAVDYVYSQGLIYWSDVSEEAIKRTVYNQSGASVVQTVVSGLASPDGLACDWLASKLYWTDSETNRIEVAELDGSLRKVLFWQELDQPRAIALDPERGFMYWTDWGEIPKIERAGMDGTNRSMIIDKDIYWPNGLTLDYSQQKLYWADAKHNFIHRVNLDGSSREVVVKGELPHPFALTLYDDTLFWTDWNTHSIHSCKKETGAEKRIVHSDIFSPMDIHVFSPKRQSSLSTPCSVNNGGCSHLCLLSPSKPHYQCACPTGVQLLEDGKTCRDGATQMLLLARRTDLRRISLDTPDFTDIILQVDDIRHAIAIDYDPVERYIYWTDDDMKAIRRSLLDGSDAQFVVTSQVNHPDGIAVDWIARNLYWTDTGTDHIEVTRLNGTMRKILISEDLDEPRAIVLDPVAGYMYWTDWGKVPKIERADLDGMERLVMVNTSLGWPNGLALDYDERKIYWGDAKTDKIEVMNMDGTGRRVLVEDKLPHIFGFTLLDDYIYWTDWQRRSIERVHKHTAEREFIIDQLPDLMGLKAACVHKSFGTNPCAENNGGCSHLCLYKPQGVQCGCPIGLELIADMRTCIVPEAFLLFSRHTDIRRISLETNNNNVAIPLTGVKEASALDFDVTDNRIYWTDITLKTISRAFMNGSALEHVVEFGLDYPEGMAVDWLGKNLYWADTGTNRIEVAKLDGQHRQVLVWKDLDSPRALALDPAEGYMYWTEWGGKPKIDRAAMDGTGRVTLVADVGRANGLTIDYAERRLYWTDLDTTLIESSNMLGQDREVIADDLPHPFGLTQYQDYIYWTDWSQRSIERANKTSGQNRTVIQGHLDYVMDILVFHSSRQGGWNACASTNGHCSHLCLAVPVSSFVCGCPAHFSLNFDNKTCSAPTAFLLFSQKTAINRMVIDEQQSPDIILPIHSLRNVRAIDYDPLDKHLYWIDSKQNVIRRAQEDGNQSLVVVSSSLTGPVQGLQLYDLSIDIYSRFIYWTSEVTNVINVTRTDGSRVGVVLRGEHDKPRAIVVNPERGYMYFTNLLERSPKIERAALDGTEREVLFFSGLGKPVALAIDNEVGKLFWVDSDLRRIESSDLSGANRIVIADSNILQPVGLTVFGSHLYWIDKQQQMIERIDKTTREGRTKIQARIAYLSDIHAVHELDMREYSKHPCTWDNGGCSHICIVKGDGTTRCSCPVHLVLLQDELSCGEPPTCSPEQFSCTSGEVDCIPQAWRCDGYPECDDSSDEEDCPVCSESEFQCDSRQCIDLSLRCNGEVNCQDRSDENKCEVPCPPDQFTCSNGQCIGKHKKCDNNMDCTDNSDELGCYPTEEPSPQSNNTIGSIVGVVMALFVVGAVYFVCQRVLCPQMKDDGETVTNDFVVHGPSSVPLGYVPHPSSLSSSLPGMSRGKSVIGSLSIMGGSSGPPYDRAHVTGASSSSSSSTKGTYFPPILNPPPSPATVRSQYTMEFGYSSNSPSTHRSYSYRPYTYRHFAPPTTPCSTDVCDSDYTPGRRAPLKSSAAAKGYTSDLNYDSEPFPPPPTPRSQYLSAEENCESCPPSPYTERSYSHHLYPPPPSPCTDSS
- the lrp6 gene encoding low-density lipoprotein receptor-related protein 6 isoform X1 — encoded protein: MGVALRSLLLCSFCLLIRGVPLLLYANRRDLRLVDAAHEKANATVVVGGLEDAAAVDYVYSQGLIYWSDVSEEAIKRTVYNQSGASVVQTVVSGLASPDGLACDWLASKLYWTDSETNRIEVAELDGSLRKVLFWQELDQPRAIALDPERGFMYWTDWGEIPKIERAGMDGTNRSMIIDKDIYWPNGLTLDYSQQKLYWADAKHNFIHRVNLDGSSREVVVKGELPHPFALTLYDDTLFWTDWNTHSIHSCKKETGAEKRIVHSDIFSPMDIHVFSPKRQSSLSTPCSVNNGGCSHLCLLSPSKPHYQCACPTGVQLLEDGKTCRDGATQMLLLARRTDLRRISLDTPDFTDIILQVDDIRHAIAIDYDPVERYIYWTDDDMKAIRRSLLDGSDAQFVVTSQVNHPDGIAVDWIARNLYWTDTGTDHIEVTRLNGTMRKILISEDLDEPRAIVLDPVAGYMYWTDWGKVPKIERADLDGMERLVMVNTSLGWPNGLALDYDERKIYWGDAKTDKIEVMNMDGTGRRVLVEDKLPHIFGFTLLDDYIYWTDWQRRSIERVHKHTAEREFIIDQLPDLMGLKAACVHKSFGTNPCAENNGGCSHLCLYKPQGVQCGCPIGLELIADMRTCIVPEAFLLFSRHTDIRRISLETNNNNVAIPLTGVKEASALDFDVTDNRIYWTDITLKTISRAFMNGSALEHVVEFGLDYPEGMAVDWLGKNLYWADTGTNRIEVAKLDGQHRQVLVWKDLDSPRALALDPAEGYMYWTEWGGKPKIDRAAMDGTGRVTLVADVGRANGLTIDYAERRLYWTDLDTTLIESSNMLGQDREVIADDLPHPFGLTQYQDYIYWTDWSQRSIERANKTSGQNRTVIQGHLDYVMDILVFHSSRQGGWNACASTNGHCSHLCLAVPVSSFVCGCPAHFSLNFDNKTCSAPTAFLLFSQKTAINRMVIDEQQSPDIILPIHSLRNVRAIDYDPLDKHLYWIDSKQNVIRRAQEDGNQSLVVVSSSLTGPVQGLQLYDLSIDIYSRFIYWTSEVTNVINVTRTDGSRVGVVLRGEHDKPRAIVVNPERGYMYFTNLLERSPKIERAALDGTEREVLFFSGLGKPVALAIDNEVGKLFWVDSDLRRIESSDLSGANRIVIADSNILQPVGLTVFGSHLYWIDKQQQMIERIDKTTREGRTKIQARIAYLSDIHAVHELDMREYSKHPCTWDNGGCSHICIVKGDGTTRCSCPVHLVLLQDELSCGEPPTCSPEQFSCTSGEVDCIPQAWRCDGYPECDDSSDEEDCPVCSESEFQCDSRQCIDLSLRCNGEVNCQDRSDENKCEGETVPCPPDQFTCSNGQCIGKHKKCDNNMDCTDNSDELGCYPTEEPSPQSNNTIGSIVGVVMALFVVGAVYFVCQRVLCPQMKDDGETVTNDFVVHGPSSVPLGYVPHPSSLSSSLPGMSRGKSVIGSLSIMGGSSGPPYDRAHVTGASSSSSSSTKGTYFPPILNPPPSPATVRSQYTMEFGYSSNSPSTHRSYSYRPYTYRHFAPPTTPCSTDVCDSDYTPGRRAPLKSSAAAKGYTSDLNYDSEPFPPPPTPRSQYLSAEENCESCPPSPYTERSYSHHLYPPPPSPCTDSS
- the lrp6 gene encoding low-density lipoprotein receptor-related protein 6 isoform X3; amino-acid sequence: MGVALRSLLLCSFCLLIRGVPLLLYANRRDLRLVDAAHEKANATVVVGGLEDAAAVDYVYSQGLIYWSDVSEEAIKRTVYNQSGASVVQTVVSGLASPDGLACDWLASKLYWTDSETNRIEVAELDGSLRKVLFWQELDQPRAIALDPERGFMYWTDWGEIPKIERAGMDGTNRSMIIDKDIYWPNGLTLDYSQQKLYWADAKHNFIHRVNLDGSSREVVVKGELPHPFALTLYDDTLFWTDWNTHSIHSCKKETGAEKRIVHSDIFSPMDIHVFSPKRQSSLSTPCSVNNGGCSHLCLLSPSKPHYQCACPTGVQLLEDGKTCRDGATQMLLLARRTDLRRISLDTPDFTDIILQVDDIRHAIAIDYDPVERYIYWTDDDMKAIRRSLLDGSDAQFVVTSQVNHPDGIAVDWIARNLYWTDTGTDHIEVTRLNGTMRKILISEDLDEPRAIVLDPVAGYMYWTDWGKVPKIERADLDGMERLVMVNTSLGWPNGLALDYDERKIYWGDAKTDKIEVMNMDGTGRRVLVEDKLPHIFGFTLLDDYIYWTDWQRRSIERVHKHTAEREFIIDQLPDLMGLKAACVHKSFGTNPCAENNGGCSHLCLYKPQGVQCGCPIGLELIADMRTCIVPEAFLLFSRHTDIRRISLETNNNNVAIPLTGVKEASALDFDVTDNRIYWTDITLKTISRAFMNGSALEHVVEFGLDYPEGMAVDWLGKNLYWADTGTNRIEVAKLDGQHRQVLVWKDLDSPRALALDPAEGYMYWTEWGGKPKIDRAAMDGTGRVTLVADVGRANGLTIDYAERRLYWTDLDTTLIESSNMLGQDREVIADDLPHPFGLTQYQDYIYWTDWSQRSIERANKTSGQNRTVIQGHLDYVMDILVFHSSRQGGWNACASTNGHCSHLCLAVPVSSFVCGCPAHFSLNFDNKTCSAPTAFLLFSQKTAINRMVIDEQQSPDIILPIHSLRNVRAIDYDPLDKHLYWIDSKQNVIRRAQEDGNQSLVVVSSSLTGPVQGLQLYDLSIDIYSRFIYWTSEVTNVINVTRTDGSRVGVVLRGEHDKPRAIVVNPERGYMYFTNLLERSPKIERAALDGTEREVLFFSGLGKPVALAIDNEVGKLFWVDSDLRRIESSDLSESSTSPVSPSIPSLLPSSLPILQPCFVVINTGANRIVIADSNILQPVGLTVFGSHLYWIDKQQQMIERIDKTTREGRTKIQARIAYLSDIHAVHELDMREYSKHPCTWDNGGCSHICIVKGDGTTRCSCPVHLVLLQDELSCGEPPTCSPEQFSCTSGEVDCIPQAWRCDGYPECDDSSDEEDCPVCSESEFQCDSRQCIDLSLRCNGEVNCQDRSDENKCEVPCPPDQFTCSNGQCIGKHKKCDNNMDCTDNSDELGCYPTEEPSPQSNNTIGSIVGVVMALFVVGAVYFVCQRVLCPQMKDDGETVTNDFVVHGPSSVPLGYVPHPSSLSSSLPGMSRGKSVIGSLSIMGGSSGPPYDRAHVTGASSSSSSSTKGTYFPPILNPPPSPATVRSQYTMEFGYSSNSPSTHRSYSYRPYTYRHFAPPTTPCSTDVCDSDYTPGRRAPLKSSAAAKGYTSDLNYDSEPFPPPPTPRSQYLSAEENCESCPPSPYTERSYSHHLYPPPPSPCTDSS